The following are encoded together in the Rhizoctonia solani chromosome 10, complete sequence genome:
- a CDS encoding Retrotransposable element Tf2 protein: protein MGINSLVSRKFLRALYQRLGVKPAFSLAYHPESDGQTERVNQFIEFYLRSYVAANHSNWAAWLPLAEYAYNNAKHAATGKTPFELVYGRNLVMNPSNVPANVLEADAVADTLA from the exons atgggaataaattccctggtatcga ggaaattcctgaGAGCACTATATCAGCggcttggagtcaaaccagcgttCTCTTTGGCATATCACCCAGAGtcagatggacaaacagaaagagtcaatcagttcattgagttttaCCTACGCTCCTACGTTGCAGCCAATCACTCCAATTGGGCTGCCTGGTTGCCTTTGGCAGAATACGcttacaataatgccaaacacgCAGCAACTGGAAAAACACCCTTTGAACTTGTTTATGGGCGTAACCTGGTAATGAACCcttccaacgtcccagccaACGTCCTGGAGGCAGATGCAGTAGCAGATACATTGGCCtga
- a CDS encoding Retrotransposable element Tf2 protein: protein MSKEQMARSQGTVPEYSIGKKVWLDGKNIELRTNSNKLDPKQLGPFKLPETLKIHNVFYVGLLSRSHKSPNQPFLEQPPPETIEGEEEYKVKQIIDSKQQQGKWFYLIKWKGYRPEDNSWEPEELLEHSQEEIKQFNQARLKKACDSAKSL, encoded by the exons atgagcaaagaaCAGATGGCCAGGAGTCAGGGAACGGTACCAGAGTATTCAATAGGCAAGAAGGTTTGGCTAGATGGGAAGAACATAGAACttaggaccaattcaaacaaaTTGGACCCCAAACAACTAGGCCCATTCAAA CTACCGGAAACTctaaaaatccacaatgtcttttaTGTTGGGTTGCTATCCAGGAGCCACAAATCACCAAACCAGCCATTCCTGGaacaacctccccctgagacaatagagggagaagaagaatacaaggtcaagcaaatcattgactctaaaCAACAACAGGGCAAATGGTTTTatctgataaaatggaaagggtacagaccagaggacaattcatgggaaccagaggaactACTGGAGCATAGCCAAGAAGAAATTAAGCAATTTAACCAGGCTAGGctcaaaaaggcttgtgactccgccaagagcctttaa